The Candidatus Poribacteria bacterium genome contains the following window.
AAAGAAGGTTTTTCTGGTAATAAGATAAAATCAAATCGATGGTTTGTTTTCGATGTTTATGAATAGGGACAAAACAATAACAACATACCCGCAGAGATCGTCAAAATCTCATAACCAAAACATAAGGAGAAAAAAAATGAATTTACCTTCCGGTCAAAAACAGAATCAAAGGTATTGGGCTGCATTTTTTCAAAAATTACCCTCTGATAAATTAGGTCTGAAAACACCAAGCGTCTATGATTCCCACTATAGAGACTTTCACATGGGAATAAAAGGATGCTATATCAGAGCAAGTCAACGCGTCACGCCTCAAACAATCCA
Protein-coding sequences here:
- a CDS encoding DUF4268 domain-containing protein; this translates as MFMNRDKTITTYPQRSSKSHNQNIRRKKMNLPSGQKQNQRYWAAFFQKLPSDKLGLKTPSVYDSHYRDFHMGIKGCYIRASQRVTPQTIHAAFVMKGSAQDYLHSLKEQQVVIEKELGEKLYWYEGIKGETQGQIKLKYCDVTDETDWSDQHQWFVRKFEKLVEVFRPRIERQN